In a single window of the Nitrospirota bacterium genome:
- the aprA gene encoding adenylyl-sulfate reductase subunit alpha: protein MREFATEVVDTDILILGGGMAGCGAAVEAAYWAKATGMKVTLVDKAAIDRSGPVAMGLSAINTYMGMDGKVTENSRMPERYAEYVTNDQMGLARQDLVYDIGRHVDSTVRHFEKWGLPIWKDEAGNFRKSGEWQVMISGESYKIIVAEAAKNAIGTLGDKGQIIERVYITHLLKDEKEPNRVCGAVGYSVREDKFYVFKAKVVVCILGGAVHVFRPRSQGEGFGRSWMPPFLGGTTYALTLQAGGELTQMDVTFVPPRFKDSYGPVGTFFLLFKTPATNAYDGPYVGAYGSETDKWAPYAKAKPCPTPVRNYEMILCAKEGKTPFLMHTNKVVERYQKEITDPKELKKKIREYESEAWEDFLDMTIAGATNWAAHNIDPMEKPMELQLSDPCFIGSHAASCGAWVSGAEDLMPKEYADAFPAKYNLMTTVTGLFTAGCGVGASAHKFSSGSHTQGRIVGKSAVRFANDKKDYKPTVSDNTIKKLKEIVLRPLALYEEKKTYTTMPDVNPHYISPHNFLFRVQKIMGEYAGSWETLYGTSDKMLETGLWKLGFCEEDAEKIAAKDLHGLLRAWEAIHRMWVGIACVRTRLARKESRWPGYYFKHDYLKLDEGQKHFVNVKYDVDKKEWKVIERPMIPII, encoded by the coding sequence ATGAGAGAATTTGCGACAGAAGTTGTTGATACTGATATATTGATACTCGGTGGAGGAATGGCAGGCTGTGGCGCTGCAGTAGAGGCTGCATACTGGGCAAAGGCAACCGGAATGAAGGTAACACTTGTAGACAAGGCTGCCATTGACAGAAGTGGTCCTGTAGCCATGGGCCTTTCTGCCATTAATACATATATGGGGATGGATGGAAAGGTAACCGAGAATTCCCGTATGCCGGAAAGGTATGCTGAGTATGTGACGAATGACCAGATGGGTTTAGCAAGGCAGGACCTTGTCTATGATATTGGAAGACATGTTGATTCAACAGTCAGACACTTCGAGAAATGGGGACTTCCTATATGGAAGGATGAGGCAGGGAATTTTAGAAAATCAGGTGAATGGCAGGTGATGATATCAGGCGAGAGTTACAAGATCATCGTGGCAGAGGCAGCAAAGAACGCTATAGGCACCCTCGGTGACAAGGGACAGATAATTGAGAGGGTCTACATAACACACCTTCTGAAAGATGAGAAAGAGCCTAACAGGGTATGCGGTGCAGTCGGTTATAGCGTAAGGGAAGACAAGTTCTATGTGTTTAAGGCAAAGGTAGTTGTCTGTATATTGGGTGGTGCGGTCCATGTATTCAGGCCAAGGTCTCAGGGTGAAGGCTTTGGGAGGTCATGGATGCCGCCATTTTTAGGAGGAACGACTTATGCCCTCACTCTCCAGGCTGGGGGTGAGCTTACTCAGATGGATGTGACATTTGTCCCGCCAAGGTTCAAAGACTCCTATGGTCCTGTTGGCACATTCTTCCTGCTCTTTAAGACACCGGCAACAAATGCCTATGACGGGCCATACGTTGGTGCGTATGGGTCCGAGACAGACAAGTGGGCGCCATATGCAAAGGCGAAGCCCTGTCCAACTCCTGTGAGAAACTATGAGATGATACTCTGCGCGAAGGAAGGCAAAACTCCGTTTCTCATGCACACAAATAAGGTGGTAGAAAGGTATCAGAAGGAGATAACAGACCCAAAGGAGCTGAAGAAGAAGATAAGAGAGTATGAAAGCGAAGCATGGGAGGACTTCCTTGATATGACAATCGCAGGCGCTACAAACTGGGCTGCCCATAATATTGACCCTATGGAAAAACCGATGGAGCTTCAGTTGTCAGATCCTTGCTTCATAGGTTCACATGCCGCCTCTTGTGGTGCATGGGTATCTGGCGCTGAAGACCTTATGCCAAAAGAATATGCGGATGCATTCCCTGCCAAGTACAACTTAATGACGACTGTTACGGGTCTATTCACAGCAGGTTGCGGGGTAGGGGCATCTGCCCATAAGTTCTCAAGTGGTTCACATACACAGGGAAGGATTGTAGGAAAGTCAGCGGTTAGGTTTGCCAATGACAAGAAGGACTACAAACCAACAGTATCTGATAATACGATAAAGAAACTCAAGGAAATAGTGCTTAGACCACTTGCCCTCTATGAAGAGAAGAAGACATATACAACAATGCCGGATGTGAATCCTCACTATATCTCCCCACATAATTTCCTATTCAGGGTACAGAAAATAATGGGAGAATATGCAGGTAGCTGGGAGACGCTTTATGGGACATCTGACAAGATGCTTGAGACTGGGCTCTGGAAATTGGGGTTCTGTGAAGAGGATGCAGAGAAGATTGCTGCTAAGGACCTTCATGGGCTGTTGAGGGCATGGGAGGCTATTCACAGAATGTGGGTTGGCATAGCATGTGTAAGGACAAGGCTGGCGAGGAAGGAGTCAAGATGGCCTGGGTATTACTTTAAACACGATTACCTTAAACTGGATGAAGGCCAGAAGCACTTTGTCAATGTGAAATATGATGTGGATAAGAAGGAATGGAAGGTAATTGAAAGGCCAATGATTCCTATTATTTAA